The following proteins are encoded in a genomic region of Montipora foliosa isolate CH-2021 chromosome 10, ASM3666993v2, whole genome shotgun sequence:
- the LOC137972931 gene encoding uncharacterized protein: MDELQAVVHNNNANIVTTTETWLNDTHPDSIIYLSDFICFRRDRPSCAGGICIYIRSSVPCSRIYDFETPEIESLWIKLRPHRLPRHVSMILVAVVYHSTSCGSDDNRALLQHLQVNTGSFLQQHPEGLILITGDFNPASTGLSLHETTCITNLSQIIKVLTRDSGILDWCLTNRANLFTSPKQLPKLGTSDHYTISIVPSMCAPIKNTNSVIWRRDLKPSRIREFGSWITQQSWQSVFDQSLIHDKYEAFTDLLITAIDVYLPMRKIKLASADKAWITVKLKSLIARRQAALHRFGKESEVFKRYRNIVQYECSIAKKCYYTNKVAALKSTNIKRWWSEIKSLQGVPGLFFPTPGEFLIDDVTAFKALCAVKTNKTSGPDPFPCRIWKDFAVELAPVVRDIYNASQGFIPSQLKQSIISPLPKCSPPKDIKADLHPIALTSQFSKVLEGFTWRFLYDHVVDRIDDKQFALAGKSTTHALVYFLHVILEGLDRADTYARVLLTDFSKGFDLVDHHALLHELEILGVHHCLIRWIKAFLCDLQQRARIDGILSPPISPHGGIPQGTQLVPLLFALLINRLAGDWSTRLKYVDDATVI, encoded by the exons ATGGATGAATTGCAAGCTGTTGTTCATAATAATAACGCTAATATCGTGACCACCACCGAAACCTGGCTCAATGACACTCATCCTGACTCTATTATTTATCTGTCAGATTTCATTTGCTTTCGACGTGATAGACCTTCGTGCGCCGGCGGAATTTGCATTTACATCCGCTCCTCGGTGCCCTGTTCTCGTATTTACGACTTCGAAACGCCGGAGATTGAGTCATTGTGGATAAAACTGCGTCCGCACCGTCTACCTCGTCACGTGTCAATGATTCTTGTGGCTGTGGTGTACCATTCCACCAGCTGTGGTTCAGATGATAATCGGGCTCTTTTGCAGCATCTACAAGTGAACACTGGGTCCTTCTTACAGCAACACCCAGAAGGGTTGATACTTATAACTGGCGACTTCAATCCTGCCAGCACTGGACTTTCTCTACatgaaactacatgtataacGAACCTCAGCCAGATCATTAAGGTTTTAACAAGGGATTCGGGCATCCTAGACTGGTGTCTGACCAACCGTGCAAATTTGTTCACCTCTCCTAAGCAGCTCCCTAAATTGGGTACAAGCGATCATTACACTATCTCCATTGTTCCATCTATGTGTGCACCGATTAAGAATACCAACTCTGTAATCTGGAGGCGTGATTTGAAGCCTAGCAGGATTCGTGAGTTTGGGTCCTGGATCACTCAACAATCCTGGCAGTCAGTGTTCGATCAGTCCTTAATACATGACAAGTATGAGGCCTTCACTGATTTACTTATCACTGCAATTGACGTTTATCTCCCAATGAGGAAGATTAAGCTAGCCTCGGCTGATAAAGCCTGGATTACAGTTAAGTTGAAATCCTTGATCGCTCGTCGTCAGGCTGCCCTGCATCGTTTTGGAAAGGAGTCTGAGGTATTCAAGCGTTACCGCAACATTGTTCAGTATGAATGTTCAATTGCTAAGAAATGCTACTACACAAACAAAGTCGCAGCTCTCAAGTCGACCAACATCAAACGGTGGTGGAGCGAAATAAAGAGCCTTCAAGGGG TACCAGGTCTTTTCTTCCCCACGCCGGGCGAGTTCCTGATCGATGACGTCACCGCTTTTAAAGCGCTTTGCGCGGTGAAGACTAACAAGACATCTGGCCCTGATCCTTTCCCTTGTAGAATCTGGAAGGACTTCGCTGTGGAACTTGCGCCGGTAGTACGCGATATTTATAACGCGTCTCAGGGTTTTATACCCTCCCAGTTAAAGCAAAGCATAATTTCACCACTCCCCAAGTGCAGTCCACCTAAGGATATCAAGGCTGATCTTCACCCTATTGCGCTCACGTCACAATTCTCAAAAGTGCTCGAAGGCTTTACGTGGAGATTCTTGTACGATCACGTGGTCGATCGCATTGATGATAAGCAGTTCGCCTTGGCTGGTAAATCAACAACACACGCGCTGGTCTATTTCTTACATGTCATCCTCGAAGGTCTTGACCGGGCGGATACGTATGCAAGGGTGTTGTTGACTGATTTTTCCAAAGGGTTTGACCTAGTTGACCACCATGCTCTGTTACACGAGCTTGAAATCTTAGGTGTCCATCACTGTCTCATCCGATGGATTAAAGCCTTTCTGTGTGACCTTCAACAAAGGGCTAGAATAGATGGTATACTCTCGCCTCCTATTTCACCGCATGGAGGAATTCCCCAAGGAACTCAATTGGTACCCTTGCTGTTTGCGTTGTTGATTAATAGGCTGGCGGGAGATTGGAGTACCAGGTTGAAGTACGTAGATGATGCTACTGTTATCTAA